From a single Nostoc edaphicum CCNP1411 genomic region:
- a CDS encoding type II toxin-antitoxin system VapC family toxin: protein MAYLLDTNIVSYILRRNATVSRKLRDANRSGQEVFISCITYYEVKRGLLYVNATRQIAEFNQFYRKYEVLFLDDIEIIERACEIHVDLQRRGLKIQEQDILIAATAIARGLILVSNDSDLLRVEGLSLDNWARTEP from the coding sequence GTGGCTTATTTATTAGATACAAATATTGTTAGTTACATTTTGAGGAGAAATGCAACTGTTAGTAGGAAACTACGGGATGCTAATCGTTCAGGACAAGAAGTTTTTATCAGTTGTATAACTTATTATGAAGTTAAAAGAGGGCTTTTGTATGTAAATGCTACGAGGCAAATAGCAGAATTTAATCAGTTTTATAGAAAATATGAAGTTTTATTCTTGGATGATATAGAAATTATTGAGAGAGCATGTGAAATTCATGTGGATTTACAACGTAGGGGTTTGAAGATACAAGAACAAGATATACTGATAGCGGCTACAGCGATCGCACGCGGTTTAATTCTGGTTTCCAATGATTCTGACTTGTTGCGGGTTGAAGGACTAAGTTTGGATAATTGGGCAAGAACAGAACCTTGA